A genomic window from Camelina sativa cultivar DH55 chromosome 2, Cs, whole genome shotgun sequence includes:
- the LOC104716796 gene encoding UPF0690 protein C1orf52 homolog: MKKCMMQWDNDDDDEADSSEESSSSSDSNPDNSETGKKKKRKSKKPIARFAKKDKKAFDYESLQQHGYKAVGLPDIRAPVEKQDWSWNTGKDKQRVEEVKESYQEREATRAAAVTGGETIENAQLRSDRKNLSFSQKEKKKRDLGQASRGKNYVEEEKRQLRESGVYSGFDS, from the exons ATGAAGAAATGTATGATGCAATgggataatgatgatgatgatgaagctgaCTCATCCGAGgaatcatcttcgtcttctgaCTCAAACCCGGATAACTCAGAGactgggaagaagaagaagagaaagagcaaGAAGCCAATAG CGAGGTTTGCAAAGAAGGATAAGAAAGCTTTCGACTATGAATCACTGCAACAGCATGGTTACAAAGCTGTTGGTCTTCCAGATATACGTGCTCCTGTTGAGAAACAGGATTGGTCATGGAATACGGGAAAGGATAAACAAAGAGTAGAGGAAGTGAAAGAGAGTTATCAAGAACGAGAAGCTACCAGAGCTGCTGCTGTTACAGGTGGCGAGACGATTGAGAATGCGCAGTTGCGTAGTGATAGGAAGAATCTATCTTTCTcacagaaggagaagaagaagagagatttagGACAAGCCAGTAGAGGGAAGAATTacgttgaagaagagaagaggcaGTTGAGAGAGAGTGGTGTTTACTCTGGTTTTGATTCCTAA
- the LOC104737309 gene encoding autophagy-related protein 8b: MAKNSFKLSNPLEMRMAESTRIRAKYADRVPVIVEKAGQSDVPDIDKKKYLVPADLTVGQFVYVVRKRIKLGAEKAIFVFVKDTLPPTAALMSAIYEEHKDEDGFLYMTYSGENTFGSAC, from the exons ATGGCTAAGAACTCGTTCAAGCTTTCTAATCCTCTGG AGATGAGAATGGCTGAATCTACTCGTATCAGAGCGAAATACGCAGACAGAGTTCCG GTGATTGTGGAGAAAGCTGGACAGAGTGATGTTCCTGACATTGACAAGAAGAA GTATCTTGTACCAGCTGATCTAACCGTTGGCCAGTTTGTATACGTTGTGAGGAAAAGAATCAAGCTTGGAGCTGAAAAAGCAATCTTTGTCTTTGTCAAGGACACATTACCCCCAACTG CTGCATTGATGTCTGCAATCTATGAAGAGCACAAAGACGAAGATGGGTTTCTCTACATGACATACAGTGGAGAGAACACGTTTGGATCTGCTTGTTGA